The following coding sequences are from one Lipingzhangella halophila window:
- a CDS encoding NAD(P)H-binding protein encodes MTEHTTLVTGATGTTGSRVVSGLSALGHRVTGASRHPAAPDSAGTGAVRFDWYDPATHPAALRDADRMYLVPPVGDTDPAAVMLPFLRQAREAGVRRAVLLSSSAIPAGGPAVGRVHAVLGDLFDQWAVLRPSWFMQNFSDPHMHAGSIREEGVIMSATGTGRVGFIDANDIAAVAVRALTDEHAPNTDLVLTGPEALGYDDVAAIIADVTGTPVTHRPLGPEQLRDRLAASIPERFATLLADLDRAIADGAEDRTTDTVERVTGRRARGFRAFAEEELR; translated from the coding sequence ATGACCGAGCACACCACCCTGGTCACCGGGGCCACCGGCACAACCGGCAGCCGCGTCGTCTCCGGGCTCAGCGCCCTGGGCCACCGCGTGACCGGGGCCAGCCGCCACCCCGCCGCGCCGGACAGTGCCGGCACCGGAGCCGTCCGCTTCGACTGGTACGACCCGGCGACCCACCCCGCCGCCCTGCGGGACGCCGACCGGATGTACCTCGTCCCGCCCGTCGGCGACACCGATCCGGCCGCGGTGATGCTGCCCTTCCTGCGGCAGGCCCGCGAGGCCGGCGTGCGACGCGCGGTCCTGCTCAGCTCCTCGGCCATTCCCGCGGGAGGCCCGGCAGTGGGCCGGGTTCACGCCGTGCTCGGCGACCTGTTCGACCAGTGGGCGGTGCTGCGGCCGTCGTGGTTCATGCAGAACTTCTCCGATCCCCACATGCACGCGGGCAGCATCCGCGAGGAGGGCGTCATCATGTCCGCGACCGGCACGGGCCGGGTCGGCTTCATCGATGCCAACGACATCGCGGCGGTCGCGGTGCGCGCCCTCACCGACGAGCACGCGCCCAACACCGACCTGGTCCTCACCGGCCCCGAGGCGCTGGGCTACGACGACGTCGCGGCCATCATCGCCGACGTCACCGGCACGCCCGTGACCCACCGGCCGCTCGGTCCCGAGCAGTTGCGCGACCGCCTGGCCGCCAGCATTCCCGAGCGGTTCGCGACCCTGCTGGCCGACCTCGACCGGGCCATCGCCGACGGAGCCGAGGACCGCACCACGGACACCGTCGAACGCGTGACCGGCCGCCGGGCCCGCGGTTTCCGCGCGTTCGCCGAGGAAGAGCTGCGCTGA
- a CDS encoding nuclear transport factor 2 family protein: protein MTEAMPPADLYRHSLRLLLDKDIDGWVALCDENIVFEFPFAPEGFPARLEGRAAVADYMRGYPDHIDLRDIPSLLIHQTTERNTIVAEFRGTGRMVATGAPFDMTYVAVVTVANGRIAHYRDYWNPSAIPGSPDDAKFFGTERQGETA, encoded by the coding sequence TTGACCGAAGCCATGCCCCCGGCCGATCTGTACCGCCACAGCCTGCGGCTGCTGCTGGACAAGGACATCGACGGCTGGGTAGCCCTGTGCGACGAGAACATCGTCTTCGAGTTCCCCTTCGCCCCGGAGGGGTTTCCCGCCAGGTTGGAAGGCCGGGCGGCGGTGGCCGACTACATGCGGGGCTACCCCGACCACATCGACCTTCGCGATATCCCCTCATTGCTGATCCACCAGACCACCGAGCGGAACACGATCGTGGCCGAGTTCCGCGGCACCGGGCGCATGGTGGCCACCGGGGCGCCTTTCGACATGACCTACGTCGCCGTGGTCACGGTCGCCAACGGCCGTATCGCCCATTACCGCGACTACTGGAACCCGTCGGCCATCCCCGGCTCGCCGGACGACGCGAAGTTCTTCGGCACCGAGCGGCAAGGGGAAACGGCATGA
- a CDS encoding helix-turn-helix transcriptional regulator, with translation MAETPARTLQLLSLLQNRREWPGRELAERLEVSPRTLRRDIERLRSLGYPVHALPGVGGGYRMAAGANLPPLLLDDDEAVAIAVGLRTAAGGTVAGIEETSLRALAKLDQVLPKRLRGRVSALQDYTQPMFGGGPTANPDYLARIAQACRDQQRLRMGYRARDGEHGSRLVEPYRLVHASQKWYLLAWDLDRTDWRTFRVDRMASPALTGARFQPRELPADDAAAYVAESVISSLARYRALVTLHAPVEVVAERLRPRDGVLTAVDGDSCQLRTAADSLEWLALTIGLFRIEFTVHEPAELVEYVAELSARLRRSVT, from the coding sequence ATGGCCGAGACCCCCGCCCGCACGCTCCAGTTGCTGTCACTGCTGCAGAACCGCCGGGAGTGGCCCGGTCGCGAGCTGGCGGAGCGGCTGGAGGTGAGCCCTCGGACCCTGCGCCGGGACATCGAGCGGCTGCGGAGTCTCGGCTACCCGGTCCACGCGCTCCCCGGTGTCGGTGGCGGATACCGGATGGCGGCGGGGGCGAACCTCCCTCCCCTGCTGCTGGACGACGACGAGGCGGTGGCGATCGCGGTCGGGCTGCGCACCGCGGCCGGGGGCACGGTCGCCGGCATCGAGGAGACCTCGCTGCGCGCGCTGGCCAAACTGGACCAGGTACTGCCGAAGCGGCTGCGGGGCCGGGTCAGCGCGCTGCAGGACTACACACAGCCGATGTTCGGCGGCGGCCCCACCGCGAACCCCGACTACCTCGCCCGCATCGCGCAGGCCTGCCGGGACCAGCAGCGGCTCCGGATGGGCTACCGGGCGCGCGATGGCGAGCACGGCAGCCGCCTGGTGGAGCCGTACCGCCTGGTCCACGCCAGCCAGAAGTGGTACCTGCTGGCGTGGGACCTGGACCGCACGGACTGGCGCACGTTCCGGGTCGACCGCATGGCGTCCCCCGCGCTCACCGGGGCGCGCTTCCAACCGCGGGAGCTGCCCGCCGACGACGCCGCTGCCTACGTCGCCGAGTCGGTCATCTCCTCACTGGCGCGCTACCGGGCGCTGGTAACGCTGCACGCCCCGGTCGAGGTGGTCGCCGAGCGCCTGCGCCCGCGCGACGGCGTGCTCACCGCTGTCGACGGCGACTCGTGCCAGCTCCGCACGGCCGCCGACTCGCTGGAGTGGCTCGCCCTGACCATCGGCCTGTTCCGGATCGAGTTCACGGTCCACGAACCCGCCGAGCTCGTCGAGTACGTGGCGGAGCTGTCGGCGCGCCTGCGCCGGTCGGTCACCTGA
- a CDS encoding ATP-binding cassette domain-containing protein, with product MQQKHIQIVGARENNLRDVCVEIPKHAVTVFTGVSGSGKSSLVFDTVAAESQRQLNETFTAFVRNRLPKYGQPDADVIANLSTAVIIDQKRIGGNSRSTVGTITDLYALLRLLFSRAATPWIGYSNAFSFNDPAGMCPDCEGLGRRSQLDLERLLDTAKSLNEGAIRHPAFAVNGWFWKLYVNSGLFDNDKKLRDYPDSEWQTLLYGTEGSVPLDWQGGRINSRYEGLVPKFDRLYLRKEPDAMSAKNRRALEGVVSVATCRTCGGRRLNERALGCLLDGHTIADLASMEITDLVAAVQRITEPTVSTLVENLLERLEHMVTLGLDYLSLDRETATLSGGESQRIRMVRHLNSSLVDVLYILDEPTIGLHPSDVRRLSTLLRTLVEKGNTVLVVEHDRDIIESADHVIDLGPGAGAAGGEIVYQGDVSGLRTADTRTGRFLDRGLALKPEPRHPMGHVHVSNARRNNLKDVSVRIPTGVLSVVTGPAGSGKSTLVHDVFLAQNPSAVAIDQSAVSTNRRSNPATYTGVMDDIRRLFARANGLSPSLFSFNSEGACPSCHGLGVIYTDLAFMDPMITTCEMCAGRRFTDDVLSRTLRGRSIDEVLRMSVADAIGFFTEPGIQRTLRPLDEVGLGYLPLGQPLNTLSGGECQRVRLGTELGTKGGVYVLDEPTTGLHMSDIDRLVRVLDDLVDRGNTVVVIEHNLDVVKNADWVIDLGPGAGSSGGEVVFEGAPADLARAPHSRTGRFLAESLPAQPARGLR from the coding sequence ATGCAGCAGAAGCACATCCAGATCGTCGGCGCGCGCGAGAACAACCTCCGCGATGTCTGTGTGGAGATCCCCAAGCACGCGGTGACGGTGTTCACCGGAGTGTCGGGGTCCGGGAAGTCGTCGCTGGTGTTCGACACCGTCGCGGCGGAGTCCCAGCGGCAGTTGAACGAGACCTTCACCGCCTTCGTGCGCAACCGCCTGCCCAAGTACGGCCAGCCCGACGCGGACGTGATCGCCAACCTCTCCACCGCGGTGATCATCGACCAGAAGCGGATCGGTGGGAACTCCCGGTCCACCGTCGGCACCATCACCGACCTCTACGCGCTGCTCAGGCTGCTGTTCTCGCGGGCCGCCACGCCCTGGATCGGATACTCCAACGCGTTCTCGTTCAACGACCCCGCCGGCATGTGCCCGGACTGCGAAGGGCTCGGCCGCCGCTCGCAGCTCGACCTGGAGCGGTTGCTGGACACCGCGAAGTCGCTCAACGAGGGCGCGATCCGGCATCCGGCGTTCGCCGTCAACGGGTGGTTCTGGAAGCTCTACGTGAACTCGGGGCTCTTCGACAACGACAAGAAGCTCCGGGACTACCCGGACAGCGAGTGGCAAACCCTGCTCTACGGAACGGAGGGGTCGGTGCCCCTGGACTGGCAGGGCGGCCGGATCAACTCCCGGTACGAGGGGCTGGTGCCCAAATTCGACCGCCTCTACCTGCGCAAGGAACCCGACGCGATGAGCGCGAAGAACCGGAGGGCACTGGAAGGTGTCGTGTCCGTCGCGACGTGCCGGACCTGCGGTGGCAGGCGGCTGAACGAGCGGGCCCTGGGTTGTCTGCTGGACGGCCACACCATCGCCGATCTCGCGTCGATGGAGATCACGGACCTGGTCGCGGCCGTCCAGCGGATCACCGAGCCCACCGTGTCCACGCTGGTGGAGAACCTCCTGGAACGGCTGGAGCACATGGTCACCCTGGGGTTGGACTACCTCAGCCTCGACCGGGAGACCGCGACCCTCTCCGGAGGCGAGTCGCAGCGGATCCGGATGGTCCGACACCTGAACAGCTCGCTGGTGGACGTGCTCTACATCCTCGACGAGCCCACGATCGGCCTGCACCCCAGCGATGTGCGGCGGCTCAGTACGCTGCTGCGAACGCTCGTGGAGAAGGGAAACACGGTCCTTGTGGTGGAGCACGACCGCGACATCATCGAGTCGGCCGACCACGTGATCGACCTCGGTCCGGGCGCCGGCGCGGCCGGGGGCGAGATCGTCTACCAGGGCGACGTGAGCGGGCTGCGCACGGCGGACACCCGCACCGGAAGGTTCCTCGACCGGGGCCTGGCGCTCAAGCCGGAGCCGCGCCACCCGATGGGCCATGTGCACGTGTCGAACGCGCGCCGGAACAACCTCAAGGACGTCAGTGTGCGGATCCCCACCGGCGTGCTGAGTGTGGTGACCGGACCCGCCGGTTCGGGAAAGAGCACCCTGGTCCACGACGTGTTCCTGGCCCAGAACCCCTCGGCGGTGGCCATCGACCAGTCCGCGGTGAGCACGAACCGGCGCTCCAACCCCGCGACCTACACGGGAGTCATGGACGACATCCGGCGCCTGTTCGCCAGGGCCAACGGCCTCAGCCCCTCGTTGTTCAGTTTTAACTCGGAAGGAGCCTGCCCGAGTTGCCACGGCCTGGGGGTCATCTACACCGACCTCGCGTTCATGGACCCCATGATCACCACCTGCGAGATGTGCGCGGGCCGGCGGTTCACCGACGATGTCCTCAGCCGTACGCTCCGCGGTCGGAGCATCGACGAGGTCCTCCGGATGAGCGTCGCGGACGCGATCGGGTTCTTCACCGAGCCGGGAATCCAGCGCACGCTCCGCCCGCTGGACGAGGTCGGGCTGGGGTACCTGCCGCTGGGCCAGCCGCTGAACACCCTGTCCGGCGGGGAGTGCCAGCGCGTCAGGCTCGGCACCGAGCTGGGCACGAAGGGCGGCGTCTACGTGCTGGACGAGCCGACCACCGGGCTGCACATGTCCGACATCGACCGCCTGGTGCGCGTCCTGGACGACCTGGTGGACCGCGGGAACACCGTTGTCGTGATCGAGCACAACCTGGACGTGGTGAAGAACGCCGACTGGGTGATCGACCTGGGCCCGGGAGCCGGCAGCTCGGGCGGCGAGGTGGTCTTCGAGGGCGCCCCGGCGGATCTGGCGCGTGCGCCGCACAGCCGCACCGGCCGGTTCCTCGCCGAGTCCCTGCCCGCCCAACCAGCGCGGGGCCTCAGGTGA
- a CDS encoding sensor histidine kinase, with protein sequence MGAPKPWLGDAAIALLLAVVGVLGTIATDQAAAADRPVDLWALGVVLGAAFSLVVRRRWPLATLAVTAVAVSGFLLAGYPYGPVFFPFFVAVYTVARHRPLAWAVPASLAAFAALLPHLFTHPDALPGLRGLVPATGWVVVPFSIGVTARTLWQAARRERADEVRRRVYDERLRIAQEVHDVVGHGLAAIKMQADVALHLLAKKPEQAEQALTVISRTSTEALDEVRATLETVRGAGSDPERSAAPGLHQLTELRDRMAESGAEIALDVTGTPRELPAAADLAAYRVVQESLTNVLRHADAGTATVRVHYAPDAVSIVVTNPAPEAASEREGFGIPGMRERVTAQGGTLTAGPTDDGRFEVRATIPTGGGE encoded by the coding sequence GTGGGAGCACCGAAGCCGTGGCTGGGCGACGCGGCCATCGCCCTGCTGCTCGCGGTGGTCGGCGTGCTGGGCACCATCGCGACGGACCAGGCCGCCGCGGCCGACCGGCCGGTCGACCTCTGGGCGCTCGGGGTGGTGCTGGGCGCCGCGTTCTCACTGGTGGTCCGGCGCCGGTGGCCCCTGGCCACGCTCGCGGTGACGGCCGTGGCGGTCTCGGGGTTCCTGCTGGCCGGATATCCCTACGGCCCGGTCTTCTTCCCGTTCTTCGTCGCCGTCTACACCGTGGCCCGGCACCGCCCGCTCGCGTGGGCGGTGCCGGCCTCGCTGGCCGCGTTCGCCGCCCTGCTCCCGCACCTGTTCACGCACCCGGACGCGCTCCCGGGCCTGCGCGGGCTGGTGCCGGCGACGGGATGGGTGGTCGTACCGTTCTCGATCGGGGTCACGGCGCGCACCCTCTGGCAGGCGGCCCGGCGGGAGCGGGCGGACGAGGTGCGGCGGCGGGTGTACGACGAGCGGCTGCGTATCGCCCAGGAGGTGCACGACGTCGTCGGGCACGGACTCGCGGCGATCAAGATGCAGGCAGATGTCGCCCTGCACCTGCTGGCCAAGAAACCCGAGCAGGCGGAGCAGGCCCTGACCGTGATCAGCCGCACCAGTACCGAGGCGCTCGACGAGGTCCGCGCGACCCTGGAGACGGTCCGCGGCGCCGGCTCCGATCCCGAACGGTCGGCGGCGCCCGGCCTGCACCAGCTCACCGAACTGCGCGACCGCATGGCCGAGTCCGGAGCAGAGATCGCGCTCGACGTCACCGGAACCCCGCGGGAGCTGCCGGCCGCCGCCGACCTCGCGGCCTACCGCGTCGTGCAGGAGTCGCTGACCAACGTGCTGCGGCACGCCGATGCCGGAACGGCCACCGTTCGGGTGCACTACGCGCCGGACGCGGTGTCGATCGTGGTCACCAATCCGGCTCCCGAAGCCGCGAGCGAACGAGAAGGGTTCGGTATCCCGGGCATGCGGGAACGAGTCACCGCGCAGGGCGGCACGCTGACGGCGGGACCCACGGACGACGGCCGGTTCGAGGTCCGCGCCACCATCCCGACCGGCGGTGGCGAATGA
- a CDS encoding response regulator: MITVMIVDDQELVRLGLRALIENEDGLEFAGEAGDGTAAVSGVRETHPDIVLMDIRMPGIDGLEATRRISADPDLASTRIIVLTTFERDEYVFDAVRYGASGFLLKDTSPARLVEAVRLVADGGALLSPTVTRTLIREFATRPARAAKPHPRLGTLTDREREIVGLVGEGLSNEEIGSRLYISPATARTHVGRAMTKLAARDRAQLVVFAYQSGLTA, encoded by the coding sequence ATGATCACAGTCATGATCGTGGACGACCAGGAGCTGGTCCGGCTCGGGCTGCGCGCGCTGATCGAGAACGAGGACGGCCTGGAGTTCGCCGGGGAGGCTGGGGACGGGACCGCCGCCGTCTCCGGCGTGCGCGAGACCCACCCCGACATCGTTCTGATGGACATCCGGATGCCCGGGATCGACGGCCTGGAGGCCACCCGGCGGATCAGCGCCGATCCCGACCTCGCCAGCACCAGGATCATCGTCCTGACCACGTTCGAGCGCGACGAGTACGTCTTCGACGCCGTCCGGTACGGCGCGAGCGGGTTCCTGCTCAAGGACACCTCACCGGCCCGGCTCGTCGAAGCCGTCCGGTTGGTCGCCGACGGCGGCGCGCTGCTGTCCCCGACGGTCACCCGGACACTCATCCGGGAGTTCGCCACCCGGCCCGCCCGCGCCGCCAAGCCGCACCCCCGGCTCGGCACGCTTACCGACCGGGAGCGCGAGATCGTGGGCCTCGTCGGCGAAGGGTTGAGCAACGAGGAGATCGGCAGCCGGCTCTATATCAGCCCCGCCACCGCCCGCACGCACGTCGGCCGCGCCATGACCAAACTCGCCGCGCGCGACCGCGCCCAGCTCGTCGTCTTCGCCTACCAGTCGGGGCTGACCGCGTGA
- a CDS encoding ABC transporter ATP-binding protein: MSTPVETTALTKRYGPIAAVRDLNLTVRPGEVYGFLGPNGAGKTTTLRMLLGLIKPTSGRLRLLGLAPGPRHLDRVGALIEGPSFYPYLSGRDNLRVLADHAGVSRSRVPTVLATVDLTARAGDRYSVYSLGMKQRLGLAGALLKEPELLILDEPTNGLDPAGMADMRVTIRKLAADGCTVLLSSHLLAEVEQTCDRVGVINEGRLVTESSVAELRSGGTLRVRAEPVERARSHLVSQLGAGQVRADGAGSAIDLRVDSARAAEINHGLVDAGVSVSELRWHEPDLEETFLKLTGGGTDAD; encoded by the coding sequence ATGAGCACACCAGTTGAGACCACCGCACTGACCAAGCGCTATGGTCCGATCGCGGCGGTGCGGGACCTGAACCTCACCGTGCGCCCCGGCGAGGTTTACGGATTCCTGGGGCCCAACGGAGCCGGGAAGACCACGACCTTGCGCATGCTCCTGGGGCTGATCAAGCCGACCTCGGGCCGCCTGCGGCTGCTCGGTCTGGCGCCCGGGCCCCGTCACCTGGACCGGGTGGGCGCCCTGATCGAGGGGCCCTCCTTCTACCCCTACCTGTCGGGCCGCGACAACCTCCGGGTCCTCGCCGACCACGCCGGCGTCAGCCGCTCACGGGTTCCCACCGTGCTGGCGACCGTGGACCTGACCGCCCGCGCCGGCGACCGGTACTCGGTGTACTCACTGGGCATGAAGCAGCGGCTCGGGTTGGCCGGGGCACTGCTCAAGGAGCCCGAGCTGCTCATCCTGGACGAGCCCACCAACGGGCTGGACCCGGCGGGGATGGCCGACATGCGGGTCACGATCCGCAAGCTCGCCGCGGACGGTTGCACCGTGCTGCTGTCGAGCCACCTGCTCGCCGAGGTGGAGCAGACCTGCGACCGGGTCGGCGTCATCAACGAGGGGCGGCTCGTCACCGAGAGCTCCGTGGCCGAGCTCCGTTCCGGGGGCACCCTGCGTGTCCGCGCGGAGCCGGTGGAGCGGGCGCGCAGCCACCTCGTGTCGCAGCTCGGCGCCGGCCAGGTGCGGGCGGACGGCGCCGGCTCCGCGATCGACCTGCGCGTCGACTCCGCCCGGGCGGCCGAGATCAATCACGGACTCGTCGACGCCGGCGTGTCCGTCAGCGAGCTGCGCTGGCACGAGCCCGACCTTGAGGAGACCTTCCTGAAGCTGACCGGAGGTGGCACCGATGCTGACTAA
- a CDS encoding MFS transporter — protein sequence MTKTVARRRRAMGVAPLEGITGKEAAPFGWAPLIVLFLVGITDRIETSITSGALPLLQAEWGFSDTMGGMISTAPLIVGALMAIPAGVLADRFNRTALIALVVAIWSFITLGSALAPVFALFFLSRVLLGAADTIDNPASSSLLADYYPPKTRAKVFGWVRLTQYAGLAIGTIFGGVVGQAFGWRWAYACMVIPGLIVAYLCWRLREPVRGYLDEVLARDSDKPVPVPETDGRGTAVGSERPARIGTQLRYIWRIRTLRYVCGGLMCLSLGLQGILYWVPSLLNREFGLDPAEASLLSSMVGLLGVCAGAVFGGWLGGKLHGRVRGGRLLASAIGLLVGSLMLGIALSMDGLGMFIVFLGMSNFLTAIGIPNFFASMADVVQASSRGMSFAVLNFLVIGGSLGPVVVGAVSDANNGNLMLGMAALFPALLVAGLLVLLGRMHFDREAESVLAAAKPEPPAGEGTPAPD from the coding sequence ATGACAAAAACGGTGGCGCGCCGGCGGCGCGCGATGGGTGTCGCTCCGCTCGAAGGCATCACCGGCAAGGAAGCGGCCCCCTTCGGGTGGGCCCCACTCATCGTGCTCTTTCTGGTCGGTATCACCGACCGGATCGAGACCTCCATAACATCGGGCGCGCTGCCGCTGCTGCAGGCCGAGTGGGGCTTCAGCGACACCATGGGCGGGATGATCTCGACGGCGCCGCTGATCGTCGGCGCCCTCATGGCGATCCCCGCGGGCGTCCTCGCCGACCGGTTCAACCGGACCGCGCTGATCGCGCTCGTGGTCGCGATCTGGTCGTTCATCACGCTCGGGTCGGCGCTTGCGCCGGTCTTCGCGCTGTTCTTCCTCAGCCGGGTGCTCCTCGGGGCCGCCGACACGATCGACAACCCGGCGTCGAGCAGCCTGCTGGCCGACTACTACCCGCCCAAGACCCGGGCCAAGGTCTTCGGCTGGGTGCGCCTCACCCAGTACGCCGGGTTGGCGATCGGCACCATCTTCGGCGGCGTGGTCGGCCAGGCGTTCGGCTGGCGGTGGGCCTACGCGTGCATGGTCATCCCCGGCCTGATCGTCGCCTACCTGTGCTGGCGGCTCCGCGAGCCCGTTCGGGGCTACCTGGACGAGGTCCTGGCGCGCGACTCCGACAAGCCCGTACCGGTTCCCGAGACCGACGGCCGCGGAACGGCTGTCGGGTCCGAGCGTCCCGCCCGGATCGGCACGCAGCTCCGCTACATCTGGCGGATCCGCACGCTGCGCTACGTATGCGGCGGTCTGATGTGCCTCTCGCTCGGCCTGCAGGGCATCCTGTACTGGGTCCCCAGCCTGCTCAACCGCGAGTTCGGCCTCGATCCGGCGGAGGCGTCGCTGCTCAGCTCCATGGTGGGCCTGCTGGGCGTGTGCGCCGGGGCGGTGTTCGGTGGCTGGCTGGGCGGCAAGCTGCACGGCAGGGTGCGGGGTGGGCGGCTCCTCGCCAGCGCGATCGGTCTGCTCGTCGGGTCCCTCATGCTCGGGATCGCGCTGTCCATGGACGGCCTGGGCATGTTCATCGTCTTCCTCGGCATGTCGAATTTCCTGACCGCGATCGGGATTCCGAACTTCTTCGCCTCCATGGCCGACGTCGTGCAGGCGAGCTCCCGCGGGATGAGCTTCGCGGTCCTCAACTTCCTCGTCATCGGCGGTTCGCTGGGGCCGGTCGTCGTCGGCGCGGTCTCCGATGCCAACAACGGCAACCTCATGCTGGGAATGGCCGCATTGTTCCCGGCGTTGCTGGTGGCCGGATTGCTGGTGCTGCTCGGACGCATGCACTTCGACCGGGAAGCCGAGAGCGTGCTCGCGGCGGCCAAACCAGAGCCCCCGGCGGGGGAGGGGACCCCCGCACCCGACTGA
- a CDS encoding ABC transporter permease — MLTNVRAELVKQARRPANWLLLAVAAALTLAFGYLIPYAGLTGMASGTPAADSGLAAMLPEMFLGNAVGGLPIFAGALALIFGVLVAGSEYGWDTWKAVLAQRPARMSVYAAKLATLALGTMLGVLTLFACTATASAVIASAESQPLDWPGPLDLGFGIGAGWLMALMWASLGAALAITLRGVALPIGLGLVWLLAVQNLLATIAAPLLDWVASAQEWLPGPNAGALAYAAGARDTPGVSDIVEPGHATLVVAAYLLAFCAVGGWLLHRRDIA; from the coding sequence ATGCTGACTAACGTCCGCGCCGAGCTCGTCAAGCAGGCCCGTCGGCCCGCGAACTGGCTCCTGCTGGCCGTGGCCGCCGCGCTCACCCTGGCGTTCGGCTACCTGATCCCCTACGCCGGGCTCACCGGAATGGCCTCCGGAACGCCCGCCGCCGACAGTGGGCTCGCCGCGATGCTGCCGGAGATGTTCCTGGGCAACGCTGTCGGCGGGCTGCCCATCTTCGCCGGCGCCCTCGCGCTCATCTTCGGGGTCCTGGTCGCGGGCAGCGAGTACGGGTGGGACACGTGGAAGGCGGTGCTGGCGCAACGGCCGGCCCGCATGTCCGTCTACGCCGCCAAGCTGGCCACCCTGGCCCTGGGCACGATGCTCGGCGTGCTCACCCTGTTCGCCTGCACCGCCACGGCCAGTGCGGTCATCGCCTCCGCGGAGAGCCAGCCGCTGGACTGGCCGGGGCCGCTCGACCTCGGCTTCGGGATTGGAGCCGGGTGGCTCATGGCGCTCATGTGGGCCTCGCTCGGCGCCGCTCTGGCCATCACGCTCCGCGGTGTCGCGCTGCCGATCGGCCTCGGACTGGTGTGGCTGCTGGCCGTGCAGAACCTGCTGGCCACGATCGCCGCTCCGCTGCTCGACTGGGTCGCCAGCGCGCAGGAGTGGCTGCCCGGCCCGAACGCGGGCGCCCTGGCCTACGCCGCGGGCGCCAGGGACACGCCGGGTGTCTCCGACATCGTCGAACCCGGACACGCCACACTCGTGGTAGCGGCCTACCTGCTGGCGTTCTGCGCTGTCGGCGGCTGGCTGCTGCACCGCCGGGACATCGCCTGA
- a CDS encoding TetR/AcrR family transcriptional regulator: protein MRRSSEETKREILAAARERFATDGYDRATIRAIAADASIDPSMVMRYFGSKEGLFAAAAEFDLDMPDLGRVPREDAGTTLAGHFFRRWEDDNESLRILLRTAVTEESVAERMRAIFAEQLVPTIAALTGDTESARGRAGLVATQMLGVALCRYVLRMPPVAAMDRQEIVGWLGPTLQRYLAGEK, encoded by the coding sequence ATGCGGAGAAGCTCCGAAGAGACCAAGCGGGAGATCCTGGCCGCCGCTCGCGAGCGGTTCGCCACCGACGGCTACGACCGGGCGACGATCCGGGCCATCGCGGCGGACGCCAGCATCGACCCGTCCATGGTGATGCGCTACTTCGGCAGCAAGGAGGGGCTGTTCGCGGCCGCCGCGGAGTTCGACCTGGATATGCCGGACCTGGGGCGGGTCCCGCGCGAGGACGCCGGAACGACCCTGGCCGGCCACTTCTTCCGGCGGTGGGAGGACGACAACGAGTCGTTGCGGATCCTGCTGCGGACGGCCGTCACCGAGGAGTCTGTCGCCGAGCGGATGCGCGCGATCTTCGCCGAACAACTCGTGCCGACCATCGCCGCACTGACCGGGGACACCGAGTCCGCCCGGGGTCGGGCGGGACTCGTGGCCACCCAGATGCTCGGCGTGGCGCTGTGCCGGTACGTGTTGCGGATGCCGCCCGTGGCCGCCATGGACCGCCAGGAGATCGTCGGCTGGCTCGGCCCCACCCTGCAGCGCTATCTGGCCGGCGAGAAGTAG